Sequence from the Christiangramia fulva genome:
TTAGTCCCGCGTCATTTTTAGAAATTAACTGAGCAACCACATATCCGTTCGAAGTGTCAAAGCGCTTTATGTCTCCAGCTTCAGTATCTTCATTAAAAGTCCATTGAACGATACGTCTTTCAGATCCCACACCGGGAATATTTTCATCCAGCGCCTTCATATCGCGAACGGTTTTCACATCATAATTACCTTCTTTGGCAACTTCGTTAAAATTATTTTCGTTCGCCGACATTTCAAATTTGGTAACCTCATTGAACAACTTGTTCATAGTACCTTCTGACGGAGTGATCTCACGGGCCAGAGTAGCAACTCTTACCGCGGGTGCAGGTTCGGTTTGATCTTCGATGTATATCACGTGATATCCATATTGCGTTTCCACCACTCCTATGTCTCCTTCAGAATTTTGGAAAACGAAATCATTAAAGGCCGGGATCATCATTCCCGGAGTAAAATATCCAAGATCACCAGCATTGTCTTTATTTGAAGTATCTGCTGAATATTCTGCAGCAAGATCGGCAAATTTAGATTTGTCTTTTTTCACCACTCCCGCGATGCTGTCAGCCAGCTCTTTTGCCTGGGCTTTGGTCCTGGTAGCCTGAGGAGCGGAGCCCTGGTAGGCTATAAGAATATGACTTGCTTTTACAGAATCAGGGATTTTCTTCGCTTCAATAACTTTGGAGATTTTCCAGTAGCCATTCTCTTCGTAAGGACCAAAAGTCTCACCTTCCTTTAATTTGAATATTGAATCGGCATATTTCCCTTTAAGATCATTTCGGAATTTAAAGGAATTATCAAAGGGAAGATCTGAGTTATTGTCTATGAATTCAGCATAATCATCGGTATCGTTAAAACCTGGAAGTGTATCATTTGCTCCAATAGCTGCATTGTATTCTACCCGTTGATTGCGAAGGTTAGTTAGCTCCTGTTTAGCCTCTGCTTTATCTTCAGGTGAAGCCTCTTCATTGAACACCACATATTGTATACTTCGTGAAGCCTCAGTTTTAAATTTGGCAGGATGCTCCTTGATATAATTTTTTATTTCCGATTTAGAAATTTCAACTTTTTCATCAGGAATACTGGAGTAAGGAATTTTTACAAATTCGAGGCTGATATTATCATTTCTGAACCTGTAAGCCTGC
This genomic interval carries:
- a CDS encoding peptidylprolyl isomerase, with the protein product MAVLNKIRQRSVFLIIIIALALFSFVLADLIKNGGFNSKSSQNVIATVNGTDIGREEFAREVENLQRNMGGQMSTTQAVNRVWDQKLREVILQNQIEDLGIRAGEAQIINILSAQMAGDPRFTNEAGMVDENRIKEYMATLKSTSPQAYEQLTKNIAKSARINTYYNMISAGVGATVLEGEQAYRFRNDNISLEFVKIPYSSIPDEKVEISKSEIKNYIKEHPAKFKTEASRSIQYVVFNEEASPEDKAEAKQELTNLRNQRVEYNAAIGANDTLPGFNDTDDYAEFIDNNSDLPFDNSFKFRNDLKGKYADSIFKLKEGETFGPYEENGYWKISKVIEAKKIPDSVKASHILIAYQGSAPQATRTKAQAKELADSIAGVVKKDKSKFADLAAEYSADTSNKDNAGDLGYFTPGMMIPAFNDFVFQNSEGDIGVVETQYGYHVIYIEDQTEPAPAVRVATLAREITPSEGTMNKLFNEVTKFEMSANENNFNEVAKEGNYDVKTVRDMKALDENIPGVGSERRIVQWTFNEDTEAGDIKRFDTSNGYVVAQLISKNDAGLMSVEEASSIVTPILRKEKKAEMIKNNIKGNTLQEIASNHNVQVEQADAVNLNTPTLPGAGKEPKVVGTVFGLKEGEVAEPIAGEKGVFVAKLLSRFKAPEMENYTSYAQQETMERRAQATSRVFDALKKKADIEDKRAKFY